In Lonchura striata isolate bLonStr1 chromosome 11, bLonStr1.mat, whole genome shotgun sequence, the following proteins share a genomic window:
- the LOC144246969 gene encoding uncharacterized protein C15orf39-like, with translation STPFLEASYPSAQSQKKVPEVSSLSLDPWPKLQLPDSSPVMQERSAMCYPPHPYPLSPHRAGPLYHPPAPTVGEPSALPSFGYVASREPFPGTCLQPQDPSSFFPSPLEPYVLRTAGARLGAALRDAEAPRDAELPRNTRYPGFAVSPGDASAFQASFPGTEPGCEQHGADSPQWRAAPRHSSAFQPVCTPERISGGSGGLAETLPERGGSWEKPRPGDTPVSLGCWRQESWPGSVASSLLQQPCAPLQAGRRKSSPAPQDTPHGGPGEGNACKVKDPAKELLRPSLSVTPVKELEELRDTKALSSSPPMPVIHNVFSLAPYQEYLERAKVTDPILFCRNHLWEDSSPQNTGGSQEPAALRDVSVVSSLRSGSDAVQSQEESCYGSIPKKPKAEAQELESQEGSPDKVGTEEPPPKEMVLDLSFKKRLVEAGDTQRAPGCVEGTLDRDDKEEKEAAGGKVGLAEGAQPRGPEVDSGDKSSFQSSANFMFQKYKLLPSLPASTEPTKQDGSSQAPQPSPPSSTPTPAHPASSPSSTPLFLQPGPQLSIILAPNPPQILLPNAPSTPVEEKVLVVQNVGVLPSQTPSGQYFTSLHTLLCDTISGSVSRSSPELLQEWLKKAERAEELGEMPKSLPRPKNGSKAPSPQKPSNGKEIWLAFQDVARLLTDLLSQLKTFMSACPFPHVVRAGAIFIPIHVVKEKLFPMLPGSFVDQVLQKHKVELRPTTLSEERHLRDLELKSCTSRMLKLLAIKWLPEIYPDLLNLHWHNSIRQRLGAQPGDIGSRVPTEGHASAQA, from the exons AGCACCCCGTTCCTGGAAGCAAGTTATCCTTCTGCCCAGAGCCAGAAGAAGGTGCCAGAGGTCTCCAGCCTCAGCCTGGACCCCTGGCCCAAGCTCCAGCTGCCTGACAGCAGCCCAGTGATGCAGGAGAGGTCAGCAATGTGCTACCCACCTCACCCTTACCCGCTGTCACCCCACAGAGCTGGCCCCCTCTATCACcccccagctcccactgtgGGGGAGCccagtgccctgcccagctTTGGCTACGTGGCAAGCAGGGAGCCCTTTCCCGGCACCTGCCTCCAGCCCCAAGATCCCAgcagtttttttcccagccccTTGGAGCCCTACGTGCTGAGGACAGCgggtgccaggctgggggcagCGCTGAGGGATGCTGAGGCACCCAGGGATGCCGAGCTGCCCAGGAACACCAGGTACCCAGGGTTTGCCGTCAGCCCGGGCGATGCATCCGCGTTCCAGGCCTCCTTTCCCGGCACGGAGCCGGGCTGTGAGCAGCACGGGGCAGACAGTCCGCAGTGGCGAGCAGCACCGAGGCACAGCAGCGCTTTCCAGCCTGTCTGCACCCCAGAGAGGATTTCTGGGGGCTCCGGTGGGCTGGCTGAGACACTTCCTGAgagaggagggagctgggagaaaCCCAggcctggggacacccctgtgTCACTTGGGTGTTGGAGACAGGAAT CCTGGCCAGGCTCGGTGGCCAGCAGCCTTCTGCAGCAGCCATGTGCCCCGCTGCAGGCAG ggaggaggaagagcagcccGGCCCCTCAGGACACCCCCCATGGGGGACCAGGGGAAGGAAATGCCTGCAAGGTCAAGGATCCAGCCAAGGAGCTCCTCCGCCCTTCTCTGTCCGTGACCCCCGTCAAAGAGCTGGAAGAGCTGAGGGACACCAAGGCTTTGTCATCCTCCCCACCAATGCCTGTGATCCACAATGTCTTCAGCCTGGCACCCTACCAGGAGTATCTGGAGAGGGCCAAGGTCACAGACCCCATTCTGTTCTGCAGGAACCATCTGTGGGAGGACTCCTCACCCCAAAACACGGGTGGCAGCCAGGAGCCTGCTGCCCTCAGAGACGTCTCAGTGGTGTCCAGCCTGAGGTCAGGCAGTGATGCAGTGCAGAGCCAAGAGGAAAGTTGCTACGGGAGCATCCCTAAAAAGCCAAAGGCTGAGGCCCAAGAGCTGGAGTCTCAGGAGGGCAGCCCTGACAAGGTGGGCACTGAGGAGCCACCCCCTAAGGAAATGGTGCTGGACCTTAGCTTCAAGAAGAGACTGGTGGaagctggggacacccagagaGCCCCTGGCTGTGTGGAGGGGACACTGGACCGAGATGataaggaggagaaagaggctgcaggagggaaggtgGGGTTGGCAGAGGGTGCACAGCCACGGGGGCCTGAGGTGGACTCTGGGGACAAGAGCAGCTTCCAGAGCTCAGCCAACTTCATGTTCCAAAAATACAAGCTGctgccctccctcccagccagcactgAGCCCACCAAGCAGGATGGCAGCTCTCAagccccccagcccagcccccccagcagcacccccacaccAGCTCACCCAGCCTCCTCTCCATCCAGTACCCCCCTGTTCCTACAGCCTGGCCCCCAGCTCAGCATCATCCTggccccaaaccctccccagatCCTGCTTCCCAATGCCCCCTCCACTCCGGTGGAGGAGAAGGTGTTGGTGGTCCAAAATGTTGGTGTTCTCCCCTCACAGACCCCCTCGGGGCAGTACTTCACCTCCCTGCACACCTTGCTCTGTGACACGATTTCAGGCTCAGTGTCCCGCTCCTCCccggagctcctgcaggagtgGCTGAAGAAAGCTGAGCGGGCAGAAGAGCTGGGAGAGATGCCCAAATCCCTGCCCCGCCCCAAGAACGGCTCCAAGGCTCCCAGTCCTCAGAAGCCCAGCAACGGCAAGGAGATCTGGCTGGCTTTCCAGGACGTGGCCAGGCTCCTCACTGAcctgctctcccagctgaaGACCTTCATGTCCGCCTGCCCTTTCCCCCACGTCGTCCGGGCAGGAGCCATCTTCATCCCCATCCACGTGGTGaaggagaagctcttcccaatGCTGCCCGGGAGCTTCGTGGACCAAGTGCTGCAGAAGCACAAGGTGGAGCTGCGTCCCACCACCCTCTCGGAGGAGAGGCACCTGAGGGACCTGGAGCTGAAGAGCTGCACCTCCCGCATGCTGAAGCTCCTGGCCATCAAGTGGCTTCCTGAAATCTACCCTGACCTGCTCAACCTGCACTGGCATAACTCCATCCGGCAGCGGCTCG GGGCCCAGCCAGGAGACATTGGCTCTCGTGTGCCCACGGAGGGACACGCCAGCGCGCAGGCGTGA